One Rosa chinensis cultivar Old Blush chromosome 3, RchiOBHm-V2, whole genome shotgun sequence DNA window includes the following coding sequences:
- the LOC112192137 gene encoding galactinol synthase 2 — MAPHDITTAATTTILSTKAAPAPSRAYVTFLAGNGDYVKGVVGLAKGLRKVKSKYPLVVAILPDVPEEHRQILVSQGCIVREIEPVHPPENQTQYAMAYYVINYSKLRIWEFVEYSKMIYLDGDIQVFQNIDHLFDYPDNYFYAVMDCFCESNWRDSPQFKIGYCQQCPDRVHWDNSLGPKPPLYFNAGMFVYEPNLSTYHDLMSTLKTSTPTSFAEQDFLNVFFRDKYVPIPSNYNLVLAMLWRHPENIKLEEVKVVHYCANGSKPWRYNGEGENMEREDIKMLVKKWWDIYDDESLDYKNCIGAAESGNGTEQVNLRPFVAALSEAGDVRFVTAPRAA; from the exons ATGGCTCCTCATGATATCACCACCGCCGCTACCACCACTATCCTCTCCACCAAGGCCGCCCCTGCCCCGAGCCGGGCCTATGTGACGTTCTTGGCCGGGAACGGCGACTACGTCAAAGGTGTGGTTGGTCTGGCCAAGGGTTTAAGGAAGGTGAAGAGCAAGTACCCACTAGTTGTGGCCATCTTGCCTGATGTGCCTGAAGAGCACCGTCAGATCCTAGTGTCCCAGGGCTGCATAGTCCGAGAGATTGAGCCTGTTCACCCTCCTGAGAACCAGACCCAGTACGCCATGGCGTACTACGTCATCAACTACTCCAAGCTTCGAATTTGGGAg TTTGTGGAGTATAGCAAGATGATCTACTTGGATGGAGATATCCAAGTCTTTCAGAACATTGACCACCTGTTTGACTACCCTGACAACTACTTTTACGCTGTGATGGATTGCTTTTGTGAGTCGAATTGGAGGGACAGTCCCCAGTTCAAGATTGGGTACTGCCAGCAGTGCCCGGACAGGGTACATTGGGACAACAGCTTGGGTCCCAAGCCTCCTCTATACTTCAATGCTGGCATGTTTGTCTATGAGCCAAACTTGTCTACTTACCATGATCTCATGAGCACCCTCAAGACTTCTACTCCGACTTCGTTTGCTGAGCAG GATTTCTTAAATGTGTTCTTTAGGGACAAGTACGTGCCTATCCCTTCAAACTACAACCTTGTGTTGGCTATGCTCTGGCGCCACCCTGAAAACATTAAGCTAGAGGAGGTTAAAGTTGTCCACTATTGTGCTAAT GGTTCTAAGCCATGGAGGTACAATGGAGAAGGGGAGAACATGGAGCGAGAAGACATCAAGATGTTGGTGAAGAAATGGTGGGACATTTATGATGACGAGTCTTTGGACTACAAGAATTGCATTGGTGCTGCAGAGTCTGGAAATGGCACCGAACAAGTGAACCTGCGGCCATTTGTGGCAGCCCTGTCGGAGGCTGGCGATGTTCGTTTTGTTACCGCCCCAAGAGCTGCCTAG
- the LOC112194015 gene encoding NAC domain-containing protein 16 produces the protein MVSADDLVIVFRQQPGFRFHPTEEELVLYYLKRKICHKRFQLNIITETDVYKCEPEELPGLSLLQTGDLQWFFFNPRNCKYPNKPTRINRATRHGYWKVTGKDRTITNNSRSVGVKKTLVFYTGRAPSGNRTDWVMHEYTLHDEELKRCGNVPDAYALCKVYKKSGLGPKNGEQYGAPFKEEDCSDMDEVQETPVKQIENQISRAKGGVNPVTKSYSYSDSYEIPHPSSFDRDMEEFMKKIAGEAEHDMYHEAGMFLHDLRPNFDQHLYMDPELDWGNYIDHDQLKSEESSQFNNRHE, from the coding sequence ATGGTATCAGCGGACGACTTGGTGATCGTCTTTCGCCAGCAACCAGGGTTCCGATTCCATCCCACCGAAGAGGAACTCGTCCTCTACTATCTGAAACGAAAAATCTGCCACAAAAGGTTCCAGCTCAACATCATTACTGAAACCGACGTCTACAAGTGCGAGCCGGAGGAGCTTCCCGGTTTGTCTTTATTACAAACCGGAGACCTGCAATGGTTCTTTTTCAACCCTAGAAATTGTAAGTACCCTAACAAACCTACAAGAATAAACAGGGCGACCAGACATGGCTACTGGAAAGTTACAGGAAAAGATCGCACGATTACGAATAATTCACGGTCGGTTGGAGTaaagaaaaccctagttttCTATACAGGCCGTGCGCCTAGTGGGAATCGCACCGACTGGGTGATGCATGAGTATACTTTGCACGATGAGGAGCTGAAGAGATGTGGGAATGTACCGGATGCTTATGCTCTTTGCAAGGTTTACAAGAAAAGTGGACTGGGTCCAAAAAACGGTGAGCAATATGGGGCGCCGTTTAAGGAGGAAGACTGCTCTGATATGGATGAAGTCCAAGAAACCCCAGTgaagcaaattgaaaatcagATTAGTAGGGCGAAAGGAGGAGTTAATCCAGTCACTAAAAGTTACAGTTACAGTGATAGTTATGAAATCCCACATCCTTCTTCGTTTGATAGGGACATGGAGGAGTTCATGAAAAAGATTGCTGGTGAGGCTGAGCATGACATGTATCATGAAGCAGGCATGTTTCTACATGACTTGAGGCCTAATTTTGATCAACATCTATATATGGATCCAGAGCTGGACTGGGGTAATTATATTGACCATGATCAGCTGAAATCAGAAGAATCAAGTCAATTTAACAATCGGCATGAATGA